The Streptomyces noursei ATCC 11455 sequence TTCTCAAGGCGGTGGCGGATCCGACGCGTTACCGGCTGTTGTGGGCGTTGAGCCGACAGGAGTTTCCGGTGGGGAGCCTGGCGGAGATGGCGGGCGCCCATGTGGCCGCCATCTCCCAGCACCTTGCCAAGCTGAGAGCGGCGGGGCTGGTGGTGTCCCGTCGCGAGGGGACACGGATCTACTACCGGGCGGCGGGACCGCATGTGCGGGGGCTGCTGGAGGAGGCGGCCCTGGTGGCGTCGGCGCAGCCCGGAGGCGGGGTGACGGGTGCCCCGGACGAGGTGGTGGAGGCCGCCGCCGCGGAGCAGCCGATACGGGCGGTTCGTCCGGTGCGGGCCCGGCGGCCCGTGACCGAGCAGTAGCAGCGGCCGCCGCTCGGCGGTTGGTTCGCGGCCGCTAGGGCGCTTCTGATGGATCTCCGCGGCGTCGCGGCGCCTGCCACGCACGCTCGCGGCGTTGCCGAAATGCCCCCATAGCTCCGCTATGAAGACATCCCGGCGCCTTGCGATCGCACGCACCAGGCGCCGCTCCTTCTTCCACGGAGATCCATCAGAAGCGCCCTAGCCGGCCTTGTCCGGTTCGACTCGGCGGTATTCGCGGGGGCCTGCGTCGTAGGCGTAGAGCTCGGCGTAGCGGCCCCAGTCGGTGGCGGTCTCCAACTGCTGGTCGACCTGTTCGCTGGTGTAGTGGTGGGCGAGCAGGTCCCGGAAGAAGCCGGCGCGAAGGGTTCCGTCGGGATTCTGTTGCAGGCTGGTGGCGATGAGCCGGACGAGGGGGAGGTCGGCCGCGGCCTCGGCGAAGATCTGCTTGGAGTGCTGAACGTCGGCGCCGGCGAACGCGGTACCCCGTTCGGTGAGGACGAGGTCGTCCTCGCTGATCTTGCCGAGACCGAGGAGTTCGAGGGAGTCGACGAGGGGGAGAACGTCGTCGATCTCCAGACCCAGCTCCTCGGCCAGGTCGGCCAGGTCGCAGGCGCCGCCGCGGTGGGCGACCATCTCGGCGAGGCCCGCGAGACCGTCGACGCCGGCTTGCGGCAGCGGGGTGTTGCCGACGGTCCGCTTTTCGGATTCGAGGGCTTCGGTGCGGCCCGGGAGGCGGGTTTCCTTGGGGCGGCCGGTCATGGTGCGGTAGACGCGGTCGATGAGGTCCTCGAAGCCGGCGGAGTCGCGGTCGCGGGGGCGATCGAGGGCGACGTCGAAGGTTTCCCGGATGGTGCCGGGACGGGAGCCGAGGACGATGATGCGGTCGGCCATGAGGACGGCCTCTTCGATGTTGTGGGTGACCACGACGATGGCGCGGGTGGGGAACTGGCCCGATTCCCACAGCTCCATCAGCTCGCCGCGGAGGTTCTCGGCGGTGAGGACGTCGAGCGCAGAGAAGGGCTCGTCCATCATCAGGACGTCGGGTTCGACGACGAGGGCGCGGGCGAAGCCGACGCGCTGGCGCATGCCGCCGGAGAGTTCCTTGGGGTAGGCGGTCTCGAAACCGTCGAGGCCGATGAGGTCGATGGCCTGGAGGGCGGCCTCGGAGCGCCGGTCTGCCGGGATGCCGCGCGCTTCGAGGCCGAGTTCGACGTTCTGCTGGACGGTGAGCCAGGGCAGCAGCGCGAAGGTCTGGAAGACCATGGCGGTGCCCGGGTTGGCGCCCGTCAGGGGCGTGCCCCGGTACGCGACGGTGCCGGTGCTGGGCGGGATGAGGCCGGCCAGGCAGCGCAGCAGGGTGGATTTGCCCGAGCCGGACTTGCCGAGCAGGGCGACGATCTCGCCGGCGCGGACGGTCAGATCGATACCGGAGAGGACGGGCAGTTCGCCGTCGGCGCCCGCGTAGGACTTGGTGACGGCCTCGGCGGTGAGCAGGACATCGCCGTCGGCTGCTCTCGCCGGCCGGTACGAGGCGGTGGTGCGGCGGGCGCGGAGGTTGCGCAGCGTGCTCAGGAGCATGGGACGTCCTCGCTGGTTCGGGCGGTGGTGGCTTCGCCGGGGCGGTCAGGTGGTGTAGCGGGTCTCGGCGAGCCGGTGGAGTCGGCGCCAGAAGAGGCGGTTGAGCCCCACGACGTAGAGGCTCATCACGGCCACGCCCGCGAGCAGGTGCGGATAGTTGCCGTCGGCGGTGGCGTGGGAGATGTAGGCACCCAGGCCGGTGGCGGTCAGGGTGGTGGTCCCGAACGGGACGATCTCGGAGACGATCGAGGCGTTCCAGGCACCGCCGGAGGCCGTGATCCCGCCGGTGACGTACGAGGGGAAGATCCCGGGCAGGATCAGCCGCCGCCACCGCTGCCAACCGCGGACTCCCA is a genomic window containing:
- a CDS encoding ArsR/SmtB family transcription factor encodes the protein MDAQVGAWDSAGAERAIAVLKAVADPTRYRLLWALSRQEFPVGSLAEMAGAHVAAISQHLAKLRAAGLVVSRREGTRIYYRAAGPHVRGLLEEAALVASAQPGGGVTGAPDEVVEAAAAEQPIRAVRPVRARRPVTEQ
- a CDS encoding ABC transporter ATP-binding protein, with the translated sequence MLLSTLRNLRARRTTASYRPARAADGDVLLTAEAVTKSYAGADGELPVLSGIDLTVRAGEIVALLGKSGSGKSTLLRCLAGLIPPSTGTVAYRGTPLTGANPGTAMVFQTFALLPWLTVQQNVELGLEARGIPADRRSEAALQAIDLIGLDGFETAYPKELSGGMRQRVGFARALVVEPDVLMMDEPFSALDVLTAENLRGELMELWESGQFPTRAIVVVTHNIEEAVLMADRIIVLGSRPGTIRETFDVALDRPRDRDSAGFEDLIDRVYRTMTGRPKETRLPGRTEALESEKRTVGNTPLPQAGVDGLAGLAEMVAHRGGACDLADLAEELGLEIDDVLPLVDSLELLGLGKISEDDLVLTERGTAFAGADVQHSKQIFAEAAADLPLVRLIATSLQQNPDGTLRAGFFRDLLAHHYTSEQVDQQLETATDWGRYAELYAYDAGPREYRRVEPDKAG